A window of the Phytoactinopolyspora mesophila genome harbors these coding sequences:
- a CDS encoding ABC transporter permease subunit, whose amino-acid sequence MLKYVGRRFVYMVPTLFAISIVAFAIIQLPPGDFLTTFVTRLEAQGEQVDPAMLEGLRQRYGLGEPIHAQYTKWITGILFHGDFGESFEYGRSVASLVADRLPWSMALTIFALVFTWVVAFPIGLYSAVRQYSFGDYLATTIGFLGLAIPNFMLALAMMYIAYSVFGLSTSGISPLTLGIAVVVLGTSGTAGMIRILRANLLDELKKPYVVAARARGVSENMLVVKYPVRMALNPFVSTVGWVLPGLVGGEVIVAQVLNLPTTGPLLFGALRSQDMYLAGSIILIISVLTVIGTLLSDILLAWLDPRVRLGYR is encoded by the coding sequence GTGCTGAAGTATGTCGGTCGTCGGTTCGTGTACATGGTGCCCACGCTGTTCGCCATCTCGATCGTGGCGTTCGCCATCATCCAGCTCCCACCGGGAGATTTTCTCACCACCTTCGTCACCCGGCTGGAGGCGCAGGGCGAGCAGGTGGACCCAGCGATGTTGGAAGGGCTACGGCAACGGTACGGCCTGGGCGAGCCGATCCACGCCCAGTACACGAAGTGGATCACCGGCATCCTCTTCCACGGTGACTTCGGGGAGTCATTCGAGTACGGGCGCAGCGTGGCTAGCCTGGTGGCCGACCGGCTGCCGTGGTCAATGGCACTGACCATATTCGCCCTGGTCTTCACCTGGGTGGTCGCCTTCCCGATCGGTCTGTACTCGGCCGTTCGCCAGTACTCGTTCGGTGACTACCTGGCCACCACCATCGGCTTCCTGGGCCTGGCGATCCCGAACTTCATGCTGGCGCTGGCCATGATGTACATCGCGTACAGCGTGTTCGGGTTGAGCACCAGCGGCATCTCGCCGCTGACCCTCGGCATCGCCGTCGTGGTGCTCGGCACCAGCGGGACGGCCGGGATGATCCGGATCCTGCGCGCCAACCTGCTCGACGAGCTGAAGAAGCCGTACGTCGTGGCCGCGCGGGCCCGTGGCGTGTCAGAGAACATGCTGGTGGTCAAGTATCCGGTCCGGATGGCGTTGAACCCGTTCGTCTCGACGGTGGGCTGGGTGCTGCCGGGGTTGGTGGGCGGTGAGGTGATCGTCGCCCAGGTGCTCAACCTGCCCACCACCGGTCCGTTGCTCTTTGGGGCGCTGCGCAGCCAGGACATGTATCTGGCCGGCTCGATCATCTTGATCATCAGCGTGCTGACCGTGATCGGCACTCTGCTGTCCGACATCCTTCTCGCCTGGCTCGATCCGCGAGTCCGGCTGGGTTACCGGTAG
- a CDS encoding ABC transporter ATP-binding protein: MHATDNLLAIKGLKTHFFIREGAVRAVDGVTLSVPRGKTVCVVGESGCGKSVTARSVLGLVDEPGRIVAGEIWWRREGGEPVDLASLDPKSEQMRRVRGGEISMVFQEPMASLSPMYTVGAQLVEAIQLHLPLDKDQARERAIGLLRRVGIPRPEQRFDAYSFQLSGGMCQRVMIAIALACDPALLIADEPTTALDVTTQARVVDLLRELQADTGMSVLFITHDLGVVAEIADEVVVMYLGTVVERGGVDEIFHDPKHPYTKALLGSIPRMGAGTRQRLTTIRGNVPHPSDRPAGCPFHPRCDSAIVGVCDAAEPPDVVLGPGRTARCVLHEHDRSSLKEVRI; this comes from the coding sequence ATGCATGCCACCGACAACCTATTGGCCATCAAGGGCCTGAAAACTCATTTCTTCATCAGAGAAGGTGCGGTCCGCGCCGTCGACGGCGTCACGCTCTCGGTTCCGCGTGGCAAGACGGTGTGCGTGGTGGGTGAGTCCGGGTGCGGGAAGAGTGTGACGGCGCGTTCGGTGCTCGGCCTGGTCGACGAGCCAGGCCGGATCGTGGCCGGTGAGATCTGGTGGCGCCGCGAGGGCGGTGAGCCCGTGGACCTGGCGTCCCTGGATCCGAAGAGCGAGCAGATGCGGCGGGTGCGCGGTGGTGAGATCTCGATGGTGTTCCAGGAGCCGATGGCGTCGTTGTCGCCGATGTACACGGTGGGCGCGCAGCTGGTGGAGGCGATCCAGCTGCACCTGCCCCTTGACAAGGACCAGGCCCGGGAGCGGGCGATCGGGTTGCTGCGGCGGGTCGGCATACCGCGTCCTGAGCAGCGGTTCGATGCGTACTCGTTCCAGCTGTCCGGCGGGATGTGTCAGCGGGTGATGATCGCGATAGCGCTGGCCTGTGATCCAGCGCTGCTGATCGCCGACGAGCCCACCACCGCACTTGACGTGACGACGCAGGCACGGGTTGTCGACTTGTTGCGGGAGTTGCAGGCCGACACGGGGATGTCGGTGTTGTTCATCACCCATGACCTGGGCGTGGTGGCGGAGATCGCCGACGAGGTGGTGGTTATGTATCTGGGCACGGTGGTGGAGCGCGGAGGCGTGGACGAGATCTTCCACGATCCCAAGCATCCGTACACGAAGGCGCTGCTGGGTTCCATTCCGCGCATGGGGGCCGGTACGCGGCAGCGGCTCACCACGATCCGGGGCAACGTTCCGCATCCGTCCGACCGGCCCGCCGGGTGCCCGTTCCATCCACGCTGCGACTCCGCCATCGTCGGCGTGTGCGACGCGGCCGAACCACCCGACGTCGTGCTCGGACCGGGCCGTACGGCCCGCTGCGTGCTGCACGAGCACGACCGCTCGTCCCTCAAGGAGGTGCGGATATGA
- a CDS encoding ABC transporter ATP-binding protein: MTEPILEVQELSVRFPVKAGFIGRTVGHVRAVEGVDLTIRPGETLGLVGESGCGKTTLGRSISRIIKPTAGRIQYRRPDGAITDLAGLRHRQLKPFQRQIRVVFQDPFSSLNPRMTILQIVGEPLRANGIATGGELERRVARMLSRVGLSPKYMDRFPHAFSGGERQRVNIARALILEPRLVIADEPVSALDVSVRAQILNLLRDLQDDFELTYLFISHDLSVVESICNRVAVMYLGKIVELADTAELYARPRHPYTEALLSAVPRPDPRLRDAGRRIRLADDLPDPSNPPPGCYFHTRCPYAVPGVCDVAEQGPALTETTPGHPAACLRTDDLSLAGVEHEPA; encoded by the coding sequence ATGACCGAGCCGATCCTGGAGGTTCAGGAGCTGTCCGTCCGGTTTCCGGTCAAGGCCGGGTTCATCGGTCGCACCGTCGGCCACGTCCGCGCCGTCGAGGGCGTGGACCTGACGATCCGTCCGGGGGAGACGCTCGGACTGGTCGGCGAGTCCGGATGCGGCAAGACCACACTGGGCCGGTCGATCTCGCGCATCATCAAACCGACTGCGGGCCGGATCCAGTACCGAAGGCCCGACGGCGCCATCACCGACCTGGCCGGGCTGCGTCACCGCCAGCTGAAACCATTCCAGCGGCAGATCCGGGTGGTGTTCCAGGATCCGTTCTCGTCGCTGAATCCGCGGATGACGATTCTGCAGATCGTCGGTGAGCCGTTGCGGGCCAACGGCATCGCCACCGGTGGTGAGCTGGAGCGCCGGGTGGCGCGGATGCTCTCCCGGGTCGGGTTGTCGCCCAAGTACATGGACCGGTTTCCGCATGCGTTCTCCGGTGGTGAGCGGCAGCGAGTGAACATTGCCAGGGCGTTGATCCTCGAGCCGCGGCTGGTGATCGCCGATGAGCCGGTCTCCGCGCTGGACGTGTCGGTGCGGGCGCAGATCCTGAATCTCCTGCGCGACTTGCAGGACGACTTCGAGCTGACCTACCTGTTCATCTCCCATGACCTGTCCGTGGTGGAGAGCATCTGCAACCGGGTCGCTGTCATGTACCTCGGCAAGATCGTGGAGTTGGCGGACACGGCCGAGCTCTACGCTCGGCCGCGGCACCCGTACACCGAAGCGCTGCTCTCGGCAGTGCCGCGCCCAGACCCACGCCTACGCGACGCCGGGCGCCGGATCCGCCTGGCCGACGACCTCCCCGATCCTTCGAATCCTCCGCCGGGCTGCTACTTCCACACCCGGTGCCCGTACGCGGTGCCGGGCGTCTGCGACGTCGCTGAACAGGGCCCCGCTCTGACCGAGACCACACCCGGACATCCGGCTGCCTGCCTGCGGACCGACGACCTCAGCCTGGCCGGCGTCGAGCACGAACCCGCCTGA
- a CDS encoding family 16 glycosylhydrolase: MRTQRRIALAAAASAALVLSVITATTTQADDAPTQADDAPTQAQTGGDSFVEEFDQPIDESFWFINDGYRNGEHQNCMFNADNLAVADGILTLTLDDTPLGGLDYSCAAMQTHQRYGYGTYETRMRVTEASGTNQSLFTYIGPYQGHPWHEIDVEVLGKDTTEVEINTWVDGVPSGGGPVDIGVDNSEEFVHYAFAWEPHQVRFFINGELVRTYTEPSQVPSINQQIFTMTWSTDMLTDWMGPFEYDGEPIITEYEYVAFTRAEEECQFEDSIVCDIDVEIPSSSFVDDFDTFDTNRWQRSNGWNNGPQQNCTWAADQATVAEGTLNLTFVEQATGDRDYACAEVQHRSRLGYGTYEVRMKGVEGSGVMATFFTWAGASGEQPSEAIDIAKLLGLDTSQVKLNTWRNNQPLDPVFADLPAPADQEFHDYGMVWSAEQLDFYLNGDLVHSITDEDKIPSQATNMFLNIWASESTPEMGEFVPPDGPLTMQVDRVAYTEPGDDCQFAESIACDL, encoded by the coding sequence ATGCGAACGCAACGACGGATTGCCCTCGCTGCCGCTGCCTCGGCCGCGTTGGTTCTCTCGGTCATCACCGCCACGACGACGCAGGCCGACGATGCGCCGACGCAGGCCGACGACGCGCCGACGCAGGCCCAGACCGGCGGGGACTCCTTTGTGGAGGAGTTCGACCAACCCATCGACGAGAGCTTCTGGTTCATCAACGACGGTTACCGCAACGGCGAACATCAGAACTGCATGTTCAACGCGGACAACCTGGCCGTCGCGGACGGGATACTGACCCTCACGCTGGACGACACCCCGCTCGGAGGCCTCGACTACTCCTGTGCGGCCATGCAGACCCACCAGCGGTACGGCTACGGCACCTATGAGACCCGGATGCGTGTCACCGAGGCCAGTGGCACCAATCAGTCCCTGTTCACCTACATCGGTCCGTATCAGGGGCACCCGTGGCATGAGATAGACGTCGAGGTCCTCGGCAAGGACACCACGGAGGTGGAGATCAACACGTGGGTGGACGGCGTACCGTCCGGCGGCGGTCCGGTGGACATCGGGGTGGACAACAGCGAGGAGTTCGTCCACTACGCGTTCGCGTGGGAGCCGCACCAGGTCCGCTTCTTCATCAACGGTGAGCTCGTCCGCACGTACACCGAGCCGTCCCAGGTTCCCTCCATCAACCAGCAGATCTTCACCATGACGTGGAGCACGGACATGCTCACCGACTGGATGGGCCCGTTCGAATACGACGGCGAGCCGATCATCACCGAGTACGAGTATGTGGCGTTCACCAGGGCGGAAGAGGAATGTCAGTTCGAGGACTCGATCGTGTGCGACATCGACGTGGAGATCCCATCGTCGTCGTTCGTGGATGACTTCGACACCTTCGACACCAACCGCTGGCAGCGGTCGAACGGCTGGAACAACGGTCCGCAGCAGAACTGCACCTGGGCCGCTGACCAGGCCACGGTGGCTGAGGGCACGCTCAACCTCACTTTCGTCGAGCAGGCCACCGGTGACCGCGACTACGCATGCGCCGAAGTGCAGCACCGGAGCAGATTGGGCTACGGAACCTATGAGGTGCGGATGAAAGGCGTCGAAGGCTCGGGTGTGATGGCGACCTTCTTCACCTGGGCCGGCGCGTCCGGCGAGCAGCCGTCGGAAGCTATCGACATCGCCAAACTGCTCGGTCTGGACACCAGCCAGGTCAAACTCAACACCTGGCGGAACAACCAGCCGCTCGATCCGGTGTTCGCCGACCTGCCGGCACCGGCGGACCAGGAGTTCCACGACTACGGAATGGTCTGGTCGGCCGAGCAGCTCGACTTCTACCTGAACGGCGATCTCGTGCACTCGATCACCGACGAGGACAAGATCCCCAGCCAGGCGACGAACATGTTCCTGAACATCTGGGCCAGCGAGTCGACCCCGGAGATGGGTGAATTCGTGCCGCCGGACGGCCCGCTCACCATGCAGGTCGACCGGGTCGCCTACACCGAGCCGGGCGACGACTGCCAGTTCGCCGAGTCGATCGCCTGCGACCTCTGA
- a CDS encoding ABC transporter permease codes for MAHVLPDADTAAAPPVTPDQTDDAGQRNATQWRLVWWKFRHHKLAMVGLFIMIGIYLIAVFAEFLAPVSASTFDSEYTYAPPQQLHIDWGEGLYVNGYTSTVDPETFEPAFEVDETQRIPVGLFVKGEEYELFGLIPWDRHLIGPKEPGQPMYLLGANRNGYDLLSRMIHGTRISMTIGLVGVAMALVLGVILGGVSGYFGGKTDTIIQRIVEFFMSIPGIPLWMGLSAALPRDWGPMQRYFAITVILAIIGWTDMARVVRGRFLSLRQEEFVTSAHLDGCGRPRVIFRHMLPSFTSHMIAVITLSIPAMILAETALSFLGLGLQPPVVSWGVLLQDAQNVRVLATAPWLMLPGVAVIISVLALNFVGDGLRDAADPYKR; via the coding sequence ATGGCACACGTGCTTCCCGACGCCGACACCGCCGCGGCACCGCCGGTGACTCCCGACCAGACCGACGACGCCGGCCAGCGCAACGCCACCCAGTGGCGGCTGGTGTGGTGGAAGTTCCGGCATCACAAGCTGGCCATGGTCGGCCTGTTCATCATGATCGGCATCTACCTGATCGCCGTGTTCGCGGAGTTCCTGGCGCCGGTGAGCGCGAGCACGTTCGACTCCGAATACACCTACGCTCCTCCGCAGCAGCTGCACATCGACTGGGGTGAGGGCCTCTACGTCAACGGCTACACCTCGACCGTCGATCCGGAAACCTTCGAGCCGGCCTTCGAGGTCGACGAGACCCAGAGGATCCCGGTCGGGTTGTTCGTCAAAGGCGAGGAGTACGAGCTGTTCGGGTTGATCCCGTGGGACCGGCACCTGATCGGGCCCAAAGAACCAGGCCAGCCGATGTATCTACTGGGGGCGAACCGCAACGGATACGACCTGCTCTCCCGAATGATCCACGGCACCCGCATCTCGATGACGATCGGCCTGGTGGGTGTCGCCATGGCGCTGGTGCTCGGGGTGATCCTCGGCGGGGTGTCCGGGTATTTCGGCGGCAAGACGGACACGATCATCCAGCGCATCGTGGAGTTCTTCATGTCCATCCCCGGTATCCCGCTGTGGATGGGCTTGTCGGCGGCGCTCCCGCGGGACTGGGGCCCGATGCAGCGATATTTCGCCATCACGGTGATCCTGGCCATCATCGGCTGGACGGATATGGCGCGGGTGGTGCGTGGACGTTTCCTGTCGTTGCGCCAGGAGGAATTCGTCACCTCCGCTCATCTCGACGGGTGCGGCCGGCCGCGGGTGATCTTCCGGCACATGCTTCCGTCGTTCACCAGCCACATGATCGCGGTGATCACGCTGTCGATCCCGGCGATGATCCTGGCCGAGACCGCACTCAGCTTCCTCGGCCTCGGCCTGCAACCGCCGGTGGTCAGCTGGGGCGTGCTGCTGCAGGACGCGCAGAACGTCAGGGTTCTCGCCACCGCGCCGTGGCTGATGCTCCCCGGCGTCGCTGTGATCATTTCCGTGCTCGCCTTGAACTTCGTGGGCGACGGTCTCCGCGACGCGGCCGACCCGTACAAGAGGTAG
- a CDS encoding ABC transporter substrate-binding protein, with protein MDLHINRRHFLRAGGAFAVVALVPACSSSSDDANDAVPSAPPEGGTGEAPELQAMVENGELPPLAERLPANPMVVQPIEQIGTYGGTWRNGMVGTDGGRLNYSLAYENLVRWNLEWTEPIPNVAESVDVNDDATLYTFRLREGMRWSDGEPFTAEDIVFAYDDVLTHPDINPHPYGVFSAGGEMGTIEKVDDVTFTFSFAAPHGLFLDQIASEPSNMLTRLPKHYLEQFHADYDEHADDNATAADFSGWIELVQTALWGGALWHDIELPRLHAWVPIDPVSDATQMRFERNPYYWKIDPEGNQLPYLDGIRFGIYQDAEVLLLSTLQGEIDMIDRVVTTTTNKPVLARDRESGGYEFFDLVPDKINTMTILLNQNCQDEVQREIFQNRDFRIGLSHAINREEIIEAVYARQGEPWQPAPLPESELYDEEMGKQYTEYDVDLANEHLDAAGYAERNSDGLRLGPDGEPISFRILVATDAGKPEMVDSLELIRRYWREVGIDMRMQTEANELRYEIIQANEHEAHVWDGDGALDPVGSPTFYLPQWGIDNVFAPLWANWLDSDGEAEGSLEPPEPVKEQYRLYEEIRTEPDPGRRNELMAQVLAIAKEQFFLIGISTPVPPYGVVKNNFHNMVEATFFAAKFPYPGVTNPEQYYIS; from the coding sequence ATGGACCTACACATCAATCGACGACACTTTCTGCGAGCCGGTGGCGCGTTCGCGGTGGTCGCCTTGGTTCCGGCGTGCAGTTCCTCGTCCGACGACGCGAACGACGCCGTCCCGAGCGCGCCGCCCGAGGGCGGCACCGGCGAGGCGCCCGAGTTGCAGGCGATGGTCGAGAATGGCGAACTTCCACCGCTGGCCGAGCGGCTGCCCGCGAATCCGATGGTGGTGCAGCCCATTGAGCAGATCGGAACCTACGGCGGCACCTGGCGCAACGGGATGGTCGGAACGGACGGTGGCCGTCTGAACTACAGCTTGGCATACGAGAATCTGGTGCGCTGGAATCTCGAGTGGACCGAGCCGATACCGAACGTGGCTGAGTCGGTCGATGTCAACGACGACGCCACGCTCTACACATTCCGGCTCCGAGAAGGGATGAGGTGGTCCGACGGCGAGCCGTTCACCGCGGAAGACATCGTCTTCGCCTACGACGACGTGCTGACCCATCCGGACATCAATCCGCATCCGTACGGTGTCTTCAGCGCGGGCGGGGAGATGGGCACGATCGAGAAGGTGGACGACGTGACGTTCACGTTCAGCTTCGCCGCACCGCACGGGCTGTTCCTCGATCAGATCGCCAGCGAGCCGAGCAACATGCTCACCCGGCTGCCGAAACACTATCTGGAGCAGTTCCACGCCGACTACGACGAGCACGCCGACGACAACGCCACGGCCGCGGATTTCTCCGGGTGGATCGAGCTGGTTCAAACGGCGCTCTGGGGTGGTGCCCTCTGGCATGACATCGAGTTGCCGCGGCTGCACGCCTGGGTGCCGATCGATCCCGTCTCCGACGCCACCCAGATGAGATTCGAGCGGAACCCCTACTACTGGAAGATCGACCCGGAAGGCAACCAGCTGCCGTATCTGGACGGCATCCGGTTCGGCATCTACCAGGACGCTGAGGTGCTTCTGCTGAGCACACTTCAGGGTGAGATCGACATGATCGACCGGGTGGTGACGACCACGACGAACAAGCCGGTTCTCGCCCGCGACCGTGAGTCCGGCGGCTACGAATTCTTCGACTTGGTACCCGACAAGATCAACACGATGACGATCTTGCTGAACCAGAACTGCCAGGACGAGGTGCAGCGGGAGATCTTCCAGAATCGCGACTTCCGGATCGGGCTCTCGCACGCGATCAACCGTGAAGAGATCATCGAGGCGGTGTACGCCCGTCAGGGTGAACCGTGGCAGCCAGCGCCGCTTCCGGAGAGTGAACTGTACGACGAGGAGATGGGCAAGCAGTACACCGAGTACGACGTCGACCTGGCCAACGAGCACCTCGACGCCGCCGGATACGCCGAGCGGAACTCGGACGGGCTGCGTCTCGGGCCCGACGGCGAGCCGATCTCGTTCCGGATCCTCGTGGCCACGGACGCCGGCAAGCCGGAGATGGTCGACTCCCTAGAGCTCATCCGCCGCTACTGGCGTGAGGTAGGCATCGACATGCGGATGCAGACCGAGGCCAACGAGTTGCGCTACGAGATCATCCAGGCCAACGAGCACGAGGCCCATGTGTGGGACGGCGACGGCGCGCTCGACCCGGTGGGCTCTCCAACGTTCTACCTGCCGCAATGGGGCATCGACAACGTCTTCGCCCCGTTGTGGGCCAACTGGCTCGACTCGGACGGAGAAGCCGAGGGCAGCCTCGAACCTCCGGAACCGGTGAAGGAGCAATACCGCCTGTATGAAGAAATCCGCACTGAACCGGATCCCGGCCGCCGCAACGAACTGATGGCGCAGGTGCTGGCCATAGCCAAGGAGCAGTTCTTCCTCATCGGCATCAGCACCCCGGTGCCTCCGTACGGCGTGGTGAAGAACAACTTCCACAACATGGTCGAAGCGACGTTTTTCGCCGCGAAGTTCCCGTACCCGGGCGTCACCAACCCTGAGCAGTACTACATCTCCTGA
- a CDS encoding FAD-dependent oxidoreductase yields the protein MTEIRADVAVIGGGLGGVAAALAAARHGLTVVLTEETDWVGGQLTAQGVPPDEHPWIEQFGCTASYRALREGIRDYYRRAYPLTALARAQRYLNPGGGAVSRICAEPRVGLAVIESMLAPYRAAGRLDLRVRQRPVAATTDGDVVTSVTLADQDTGERLTVVAPYILDATETGELLPLTGTEYVTGFESEHDTGEPSAPAERQPLNMQAVSWCFAIDHIEGEDHTIDKPDDYPIWRDFQPPYWPDRMFSLVAPKPHTLEPIRRTLEPHHDAEFTKQHGGGDLDLWEFRRIVARDNFEPGAFPSDVVIVNWPMIDYLSGPVFEVDDDDAAHHLEGAKRMSLSFLYWMQTEMPRIDGGTGLPGLRLRGDVFGTRDGLAKYPYIRESRRIVAEYTVVEQDVSQAVRGKDTAARYDDSVGIGSYRIDLHPSTGGDNYIDVGSLPFQIPLGALLPVRTRNLLPAAKNIGTTHITNGCYRLHPVEWNIGESAALLAAYCLQHKVAPHHVRADDAHRRAYQKVLTDHGVELSWPGVHGY from the coding sequence ATGACAGAGATCAGAGCCGATGTTGCCGTCATCGGCGGCGGCCTCGGCGGCGTGGCCGCCGCGCTCGCCGCGGCCCGGCACGGATTGACAGTGGTGCTCACCGAAGAAACCGATTGGGTGGGCGGTCAGCTGACCGCTCAGGGGGTGCCGCCGGACGAGCATCCCTGGATCGAGCAGTTCGGCTGTACCGCCAGCTATCGAGCCCTCCGCGAGGGCATCCGCGACTACTATCGCCGGGCGTACCCGCTGACCGCCCTGGCCCGAGCACAGCGTTACCTCAACCCCGGCGGCGGCGCGGTCAGCCGCATCTGCGCCGAACCGCGCGTGGGCCTGGCCGTGATCGAGTCCATGCTCGCTCCATACCGGGCCGCGGGTCGGCTGGATCTGCGGGTTCGGCAGCGGCCGGTAGCGGCCACCACCGACGGCGACGTCGTCACCAGTGTCACCCTGGCTGACCAGGACACGGGTGAGCGCCTGACCGTCGTCGCCCCATACATCCTCGATGCCACCGAGACGGGTGAGCTGCTCCCGCTGACCGGCACCGAGTACGTCACCGGGTTCGAATCGGAGCACGACACCGGCGAGCCCAGCGCGCCGGCCGAACGTCAGCCGCTGAACATGCAGGCGGTGTCCTGGTGTTTCGCCATCGATCACATCGAAGGTGAAGACCACACGATCGACAAACCGGACGACTACCCGATCTGGCGCGACTTCCAGCCGCCGTACTGGCCGGATCGCATGTTCAGCTTGGTGGCGCCGAAGCCGCACACCCTCGAGCCGATCCGACGCACGCTGGAGCCACATCACGACGCGGAGTTCACGAAGCAGCACGGTGGCGGCGACCTGGACCTTTGGGAGTTCCGCCGGATCGTCGCCCGGGACAATTTCGAGCCGGGGGCCTTCCCCAGCGATGTCGTCATCGTCAACTGGCCGATGATCGACTATCTGTCCGGGCCGGTATTCGAGGTCGATGACGACGACGCGGCCCATCATCTCGAAGGTGCCAAGCGGATGAGCCTGAGTTTCCTGTACTGGATGCAGACGGAAATGCCGCGCATCGATGGCGGCACGGGCTTGCCCGGCTTGCGGCTGCGCGGCGACGTCTTCGGTACCCGGGACGGCTTGGCGAAGTACCCCTACATCCGCGAGTCGCGCCGCATCGTCGCCGAGTACACGGTCGTCGAGCAGGACGTCTCGCAAGCCGTAAGAGGCAAGGACACCGCGGCACGCTACGACGACTCCGTGGGCATCGGCTCCTACCGGATCGACCTGCACCCGTCTACCGGCGGGGACAACTACATCGATGTCGGCTCGCTGCCCTTCCAGATCCCTCTGGGCGCACTGCTTCCCGTCCGTACCCGCAACCTGCTCCCTGCGGCGAAGAACATCGGAACGACGCACATCACCAACGGCTGCTACCGGCTGCACCCCGTCGAGTGGAACATCGGGGAGTCCGCCGCGCTGCTGGCCGCGTATTGCCTTCAGCACAAGGTCGCGCCTCATCACGTCCGCGCGGACGACGCTCATCGCCGCGCGTATCAGAAGGTGCTGACCGATCACGGCGTCGAGCTGTCATGGCCCGGCGTCCACGGCTACTAG